The genome window tctatctctatttttgtgtgtgtgttttgttggAAGCTTGGTTAAGAAGCATTatgtatcattaaaaaaaaaaatgaaagtataTGTAAGCTTTTGTTAATTATCGATTGATTGATAGTATGATGAGATGATTGAggattcttctcaaaaaaaaggaGATTGAGGACGCATTACAGAGGACCTAATTAAGGCACAACTTTGTTTACCTTACGCTTTCAGTCCCAATGTGACTACGCCTTCCTCCTTCTCTTCGTTTTCCTCCTTGAAATCCCCCTCTAAAAATTCTCTTACAATTTgtttaagtaaaattttaggGACAACTTTTATGCAAGaacttttattataattttgaagtTGTTGACTATGAGTAATGAGTTCATGTAAAAGTGATTGTCCACCACTTATAATTGATGACTTtgagtccgtttggatacaatttattttgctgaaaactgaaaacactgtagcaaaataatttttaaatatgtgaagaGTGCTgcgggacccatttttaatatttttttctgaataaattgattgtgggtcccatgaacaatgTGTGAACAGTGCAATTTGTCTCCAACTACACTGTTCATAcacgctaaaaaaaaaaaaaaaaaaggaaggaaacgtGAAATAGAAAACGCAGACGCGCAATAAGTCCTATCCAAACGCTACCTTTATCAAGTTATGACAAATGATGTGATCCTAGAAGAATTTATTTAAATGCCATAAAATAAATCTATATGCAACCCATTTTTAGACAAGTATGTTCATGTTTGAGTTGACAAACAATGTAGATGGATCCTCTCCATTACAAGTGAAATGAATAGTCCATTTGTAGGCCATGATTTAAAGTAGAGTAAATTTAGGATCTAGATTATGCTAACTCATTTAGAAATTTATAACTCTAGTTTATTTAACCATATTTTaatcataattaaattttagatgaaTTGGTACAATCTAAACCTTTAGATTTACTCCATTTTAAATCATGGACTTTAATTGAATACTCtctattttacttaaaaatggAAAGGATCCTTTTCCTGTCACCAAAGGGAGAAGACTTACTAgtcaatgaaaattaaaaatgtatgAATTATATTAGGACacgtttggtagattgtaatggtaattacataggaataggtattacaaggaatacaagATATTATaatgtaatatttattactattcatttgtttgatAACAGCACAATAGTAGAACCTTGAAGACAATGGAATGAAAGCATTCTAAAGATATCCTTTATCCTATCTCTTTCCCGTCATGTTGCTCTCATTAAAGATATAGGCTAAATACATTCGGAAATATTGAGCACTAACTCCAATTGGCTTCTCATTTGCTTGAAGTTATTACCACTCATAACTCTCGTTAATTTGTGGCCAAAATTGAAAGGATTTTTCATTGAGAAAGTCAAGTCCATGCATGCAGCAAATGATTATTTTACCGTTCCAGTTGCCCAGGCAAGTTCGTGAATCACGAGTGCCAATGAAAAGGGTAGCTAAAGTAGGCACCTCCCAGACTGAATTCCATAAAAAAAGGTAACAGCCAAGCCAAAGAAGCCACTAAACAATATAGACAATCCATTGAAAGTTCCATAACCCTTCACATATACCAAACATGGCTGTAAGCCTGAAACTATTTATAGACAATAACAGTCACCGAGTGcttccaccaaccacaactcgccacatagCTAGGCGAGTTGTGGCCAATGGTGTGGCACCAGAAAtactcttttctctttgtcaaaaggaaaataaagcaATAGTTCATATTAGAAAGCTTACATCTATTGCATTGCAATAAAATCCTCTCttattgaatttttcaatttcctcACATTTTGATTTAAATATAAGACATGTAACATTTAAAgatcaaataaatattatgtgtCTTATAttcaagtaaaaataaaagggaacaAGACATGGACCCCTAGTTGCTGCCTTCCTACACATTCATCTCAATGAACTTTACCCAATTTTCCATTATTTTGACCATTCCTCTTCCCCATGTGTGATGTGTCATTGCCCTTATCAACACAGCCACATCAAATTTCCATAATCAGTGAAAACGCAAACAGCTATGGCACCTTCCAAAGTGAGCTTGAAGCTCTTCATAGACAAGAGGAGTAACCGAGTTCTCTTCGCCGAAGCAGGCAAGGAATTCATCGACTTCCTCTTTAACTTTCTCACCCTGCCGGTCGGAACTCTCGTTCCACTTCTTAATCGAGAAGTATTGGGCAGCTTCCAAAACATTTACCAGAGCATTCCAAATTTTGGTGATGCTTACCTCCAACCAAATTTTATCAAAGACACTCTCCTGAAGCCCAAAGTTTATGTCCCTCGTGGTTGTTCAGACTTTCTCCACTTGCCAAACGTGGAATTATCAACACCAAGGAAATTCTCTATGTGTGGTAATAGTCACAGGTACGTGTCTAACGATAAAATTTTAGTCTGTCCTTCATGCTGGAATCCTATGAACTACCACGCTGAAATTGTAGACACATCAATACTAGAGGGAGGGTACGTGAAAGAGTTGGTTACGTACATGGTGATGGATGATCTAGAGGTGAAACCGTTGTCCTCGATTGCGTCTATCGGCACTATGCTTAACAAGTTTAATGTCAAGGACATAGGGTCTCTTGAGGAAAACGTGGTCAATTTGAGCATGGATGTGGTATGTTATAATCattcttttcttaaatttttatcaCAGTACCCATTCTTTTTACGTAATAATTATGTTCTTTCCATTGTTGAAAATTATAACACGCTCTTTATAATTGAGAATGAGGGTACTAACagtgatataaaaataaaattatggcaTGGGCATTGACATTTTTTCTCAGTCAAAATATTAGGAATGGAGTTTTTCTTGTTCAATTTTGCATCTCAAAttatttgccaaaaaaaaataataacaatggAATAGACAAATTTGGTATTGATGTGCATCATTATTTCAAGATgtcaaaaaacttaattaacaAAAGATCATTAATTCTACCTGTTACGTACACATGATTTGTGTGTCAATTCTCATTTTTTGTTGCTTTGATATTGTATATTGCTATGTCTTTTGGGCAAAATTGTTCAAAACCTACCATTCTTACTTAAAAACATATTGTCGTATATACTCTCTTTCGTCTTGATCCACTCACTCATAACAAACAGACTGAAATCCCTTATTGTGAAGGTGTCACTTTTCTTACTTTATATAATAACTATTTTGCTTGTTCATCTGGtttatttttagggtttgaAACTGCTCAAGACTTCTTTGCATTCGAATAGTGTTCTGACTGATGTTTTCCTCCCGATGTTGAGAAAGGAAGTCAAGATGGAGaattaaatatcaatttctCGATTCTGTGGGATTgccaaatttttgtagttttgttttgttgcaGAAATGATCTTAATGTCGAATTTTGTTTGGCAATGTAATGGACAATGTTCTTGCTCCTCTCTCTTCCCCTTGTGTTTGTTATAGCCAATTTATTTGCTCAACTTCTTTTGGTGAAAAATGTtgctctattttttcttttaaagaaaaaatgcaattttGAAAGCCATTCGGGAATGATCTTGATCAACATATTCAAATCGTgtctaaaatatattattttaaaaaaataatttacactTACTACTACAATTATCGATAAGATCAGCTCTGGAAGTTAAAAAAACCCCTTgcaagtaaaatatttttaagttgtaactaactaaaaaattatattagattttagttatataattatattcCTATTATTTTGTTCCAAGTGTTCTTCTAATTCTACTCTTATTAGTATTTGATATCAAGtgtttttagattaaaaatgtttaaattttgtatcaagtGTCATTttatctctaattttttatcacatgtttttccataaaaataaatctcacttacaaaaacatttataaattaattccaatttccatttaaattaatccatgtttttttaatgaaattttactattagattttatataaatttcaattgaaagttttctcattttctaaaaaaaaaaaaaacttcatctTGAATATATTTCCATGATATATATGCATAGTCTTCAATgataaattgtattttattatttagtactCAATTTCGTCATGTTAACTCAATTATAATAGTAGAAGAGAGAATATTAGAATCTtagatttttttgttgaaaacatcAAAAAGTACTAATTAAACACTTAAACTATAATAttcttagaaaaaattaatgatatttaaatataagaaaatagaTCAATTAAAATTAGTACAATAGGTCTCAAATTATATTGTGTCAACCTTATATATTATACCTTTAAATTTGtgaaacattaaaaatatactatacctatcaaatatatatatatatatatatatatatacacacagaCTATGGGTTAAACTCTCGTTTTTAACCAAAAGAGATAATGGATATCGATGTTCTATTGTCTAACCAAAAGAGATTAGGAAAGTATATGGAtactagtaaattttttttacgtGGAGCAAGCATCACTAGTGTGGttatgaaattaatatatattgataggCCAAAATCGTATTGACCTCTTAtaatgaattaaccaattaatttaaccaagtgaattgattaagttaattaatatgcaaatgcgtgatagcacaaacaaatcaccaaaaaactaattatgtagtataaaataaataacacgatgatttgtttacaaatggggaaaacctaacggcaaaaatcccaccgaatgattttcaggtcacaactcccgaaactccactattatcacaacaagcagttacaagtaaagaaatctcaagtaccttaccaacctacagttgaacatttaccccaatatccaattgaacttgttttgTAGTAACAGTTCctcctttcgatgcacggctcccaagtacgtgattaaccaattgcacggatcctaatacgcgacttcaatcaccaactaagaaggttgttggctgcaaagtttttcagttcatccacacgatgaaaatcaagaagatgcttggtcacaaaaccctacgatgcacatacacagcaatttcttcaagagaaagagatgaactagagcaagaacttcgtctccggtcacaatttacttgaacagagtttgctcaatgcttgtgcaatttgtgaactgtttgacggcccttaaaacaatccttttatatgtctagggttaggagaaaaaaagaaccaaagaCACATctacggatcccaagaaaaatagattagaaattttgtttttgtaaatcTCGACAGCATCTATctagctagctgtcgagccacggggttGAAACAacttcttaaacctcgacacgTGCTAGCTGTCGAACTAGCGGTCGAGCTTTAGTAACTCTACACTTTCAGCtagttttcttggacagacttgaaggcttcaacacttgatcttgaaatatggtttcttgaagtatttaaacacatcctaaatctacccaaatactagtaaa of Quercus lobata isolate SW786 chromosome 8, ValleyOak3.0 Primary Assembly, whole genome shotgun sequence contains these proteins:
- the LOC115957138 gene encoding uncharacterized protein LOC115957138, whose translation is MAPSKVSLKLFIDKRSNRVLFAEAGKEFIDFLFNFLTLPVGTLVPLLNREVLGSFQNIYQSIPNFGDAYLQPNFIKDTLLKPKVYVPRGCSDFLHLPNVELSTPRKFSMCGNSHRYVSNDKILVCPSCWNPMNYHAEIVDTSILEGGYVKELVTYMVMDDLEVKPLSSIASIGTMLNKFNVKDIGSLEENVVNLSMDVGNKVLFAEAGKDFVDFLSYLLSLLVGTVVRLLTKNSMVGSLGNLYESVETLSETYLQPNQSKDAILKPKIPLSASDLPLLLSADETMIRKKFYMCPSFHRNVADDPRAACPNCNCYMNTEIPYIALAKEASSDNEGGYVKGVVTYIVMDDFVVKPMSTISSIALLEKFSVNCLSPFIFYI